The sequence CCGGGATCTGGAGATAAACACTGGTGCCGATTCTTAAATCCCATTTTTTAACCATGGTCGGGTTCCCGGTCAGGATTCTCCTTCCCTATTTTCCTTGCGAACCGGCGGCTTCGGTTCAGAGGGCAAAGAAACAGAAAAAACAGATCCCTTTCTCCAAGCGCTTTCCACTTCGATCAGGCCACCATGACTGGCAACAATATTTTGGCATGTCGACAATCCCAAACCCGAGCCCCCTTTTTTGGTGCTGAAGAAGGGGTCAAACACCTTGATCAGATTCTTGGCTGGGATGCCGCTGCCGTTATCCTGGATTTTTATGATGAATTTTTTCTTTTCCCTCTTGGTGCTGATGGACAGCTTGCCGTCTTTGCGCATGGCTTCAATGGCGTTGGCGATCAGGTTCAGGAAAACGCGGCCGAGTTGTTCCTTGTCGAAGGGCAAAATGGAAGGACGCGTGGCCAGGTTGAGCATCACTTTAATTTTTTGCGTTTTGAGCCGGACTTTATGAACGTTCAAGATATCCTTGATGAGCAGATGGATATCCCAAGGTCGGAGATTCAGCTTTATCGGGCGGGCGCAGTTCAGGAGTTCGGCAATTAAATAGTCGATGCGGTTCGTATTTCTTTCCATGATATTGATGAAGTTGACGATCTCCGGCGTCGTCTTTTCATCTTTTTTGAGCTGGCGGATCGACAAAATAATGTTGGTCAGGGGTTTTCTGATTTCATGGGCGATGCCGGCGGCGATGCGGCCGGTAAAAGCGAGTTTCTCCGAACGCACCAGGGCGTCTTTTTTCGCCTTCAATTCCCGGTAAGAAGCCCCGAGCTCCTCCCGGGAGCGGGTCAAGCGTTCGATCAACTCCTCAACGGATGAACTTTGCTGATCCAAAAGCATTTTTTGGCCATGGATCGTTTTCTCGAATTTCCTGAATTTCTCCAGCCAGTGCTTGGACTCGCTGATGTCGCGATAAAGCACCTGGAACTGTTTTTCGCCGTTCCAAAGGATGGCCTTGCGGAAGACTTGCAGATCACGGACTTCGCCGTTCTTTCTGACAATGCTGATTTCATATTCGCCGGGACCGAACTTGCCGCTCTCCCGGATTTTTCTCCTTTTTTTGTATTCGCCATAGCTCTTGGGGATGTAGCGCTTCCTGAGGGGTATTTGGTTTAATTCGGCAATACTTTCGTAGCCATAAAAATCCAAAAGCACCCGGTTGGCATAAATGGTTTCGCCTGCGGCGGTCACGATGCGCACCCCCAATGGCGATTCATCGAGCGAGCGGCGGAAATTTTCTTCCGTCCGGCGCAGCGCCTCGAGTGCAGCCTCCCTTTGGGATTCCGCCTGCTTGCGCTCGCTGATGTCATTGTAGACAGCGATTATTTCACCAGTGGGCAATTTAAAAACCCAGCTCTCTCGCCAACTTCCGGGATCCCGCTCATCTTTGTAGATGTTTTCGGGGAAATACTCCGATTTTCCGGTTTGCCACACTCTCTGGAATACCGCAAAGACTCCAAACGCTTCCACCCCGGGAAATACCTCGGAAACACGCTTGCCGAGGATGTCCTTCCTGCTGACTTTCTCTATCTCCTCCATAGCGGGATTGCAATCCCTGAATATGAAATCCCCGCCGTTTTCGATGGCCTCATATATAACCACTCCGCTGTTCATATGATTGAAGAGCTCCCGAAACCGCTCCTCGCTCTCTCTGAACCGCCGGTCGAGCGAGTGCCGGTAAAGCGCCATCTCGAGTGTCATCGCCAGTTCCCGATCATTCACCGGCTTGACCAGGTAACCGTAGGGCGCGGTGGCCTTGGCCTGCTGGAACAGGAGGTCATGCGCGTAGCCGGTCAGGTAAACGATGGGAATATCCGTGCTGGACTTGATGCGCCCGGCGGCGCTGATGCCGTCCAGCGCCCCGGCCAGCTTGATGTCCATCAAAACCAGGTCGGGCGGCTGTGCCTTGATGGCCGCGATCGCCGCTTCGCCTGAGTTCACCGGCCCGTGCACCGTGTAGCCCAGGCCGGTCAGCGTGTTTTGCAGTTGCGCGGCAATGATCCCTTCATCTTCGACGATCAGGATCGTTTCATTGGCCATGCCATCACCCCTTCTCCCTTTGGCGGGAAGCGAACACCAGCCGAAAGCTCGTTCCCTGGCTGCGATCCAATTCGATCCGGCCCTTCAGCTGGTATTCTCCCAGCATCCTGACCAGCCGCAGTCCCAGTGTTTTCGTCTTCGCCCAGTCCAGGTCAACGGGCAAGCCCACGCCGTTGTCGGCCACGGTCAGCG is a genomic window of Candidatus Aminicenantes bacterium containing:
- a CDS encoding ATP-binding protein, with the protein product MANETILIVEDEGIIAAQLQNTLTGLGYTVHGPVNSGEAAIAAIKAQPPDLVLMDIKLAGALDGISAAGRIKSSTDIPIVYLTGYAHDLLFQQAKATAPYGYLVKPVNDRELAMTLEMALYRHSLDRRFRESEERFRELFNHMNSGVVIYEAIENGGDFIFRDCNPAMEEIEKVSRKDILGKRVSEVFPGVEAFGVFAVFQRVWQTGKSEYFPENIYKDERDPGSWRESWVFKLPTGEIIAVYNDISERKQAESQREAALEALRRTEENFRRSLDESPLGVRIVTAAGETIYANRVLLDFYGYESIAELNQIPLRKRYIPKSYGEYKKRRKIRESGKFGPGEYEISIVRKNGEVRDLQVFRKAILWNGEKQFQVLYRDISESKHWLEKFRKFEKTIHGQKMLLDQQSSSVEELIERLTRSREELGASYRELKAKKDALVRSEKLAFTGRIAAGIAHEIRKPLTNIILSIRQLKKDEKTTPEIVNFINIMERNTNRIDYLIAELLNCARPIKLNLRPWDIHLLIKDILNVHKVRLKTQKIKVMLNLATRPSILPFDKEQLGRVFLNLIANAIEAMRKDGKLSISTKREKKKFIIKIQDNGSGIPAKNLIKVFDPFFSTKKGGSGLGLSTCQNIVASHGGLIEVESAWRKGSVFSVSLPSEPKPPVRKENREGES